A genomic stretch from Acidobacteriota bacterium includes:
- a CDS encoding NAD-dependent epimerase/dehydratase family protein yields MNNEIHVVTGAYGYSGKYIAKRLLDEGYEVRTLTNSYNRSNPFGDRVKAFPFNFGNFEKLVESLREASVLYNTYWVRFNFSDNKVSFKHSIAVENTIRLFAAAKKAGIRRVVHVSITNPSETSHLEYFREKARLEKALIESGLLYAILRPAVLFGKEDILINNIAWILRRFPVFGVFGDGKYRLQPIYVDDLAKLAVEEGKRRENKIINAIGPETFTYRELVKEIGRIIGKERPIISIPNTIGYLFGWVIGKIVGDVIITHEEIEGLKADLLYTNSPPVGETKLTEWARENSSILGIKYQSELARRRNRIEPYERL; encoded by the coding sequence ATGAATAATGAAATTCATGTTGTCACTGGAGCATATGGCTATTCAGGGAAATACATAGCCAAACGATTGTTAGATGAGGGTTATGAAGTAAGGACTTTGACAAATTCTTACAATCGGTCGAATCCTTTTGGAGATAGAGTAAAAGCATTTCCTTTCAATTTTGGAAATTTTGAAAAGCTCGTTGAATCATTACGAGAGGCATCTGTTTTATACAACACATATTGGGTTAGGTTTAATTTTTCAGATAATAAAGTTAGTTTTAAACATTCCATTGCTGTTGAGAATACTATAAGGTTATTTGCTGCTGCAAAGAAAGCTGGCATTAGGCGTGTAGTTCATGTCAGTATTACAAACCCCTCAGAGACATCCCATCTTGAATATTTTAGAGAAAAGGCAAGATTAGAAAAAGCTCTAATTGAATCTGGTCTTTTGTATGCTATACTTAGACCAGCTGTATTGTTTGGGAAAGAAGATATTCTGATAAATAATATTGCATGGATTCTCAGGAGATTTCCTGTATTTGGCGTGTTTGGCGATGGAAAATATCGGTTACAGCCAATATATGTGGATGATCTGGCAAAACTGGCTGTGGAGGAGGGAAAGAGAAGAGAAAATAAAATTATCAATGCTATTGGACCTGAGACCTTTACATATCGTGAATTAGTTAAAGAGATAGGTAGAATTATCGGTAAAGAAAGGCCTATCATTTCTATCCCCAACACGATTGGTTATCTTTTTGGATGGGTTATTGGAAAAATAGTCGGAGACGTAATTATAACACATGAGGAAATAGAAGGGTTGAAGGCTGATTTACTGTATACAAATTCTCCACCAGTTGGAGAAACTAAGTTGACTGAGTGGGCAAGAGAGAATTCGTCAATTTTAGGAATAAAGTATCAGAGTGAGCTGGCTCGGAGAAGAAACAGAATAGAGCCATATGAGAGATTGTAG